One Myxosarcina sp. GI1 genomic window carries:
- a CDS encoding FG-GAP repeat protein has protein sequence MTIASFNLTDLDGSNGFVINGINPDDYSGISVSDAGDINGDGINDIIIGAAEAGVAGKSYVVFGSTSSFEPGLNLSALDGSNGFVINGIAPGDVSGFSVSSAGDVNSDGIDDIIIGAFNASANAGESYVVFGSQSGFNSSLDLSTLDGSNGFVINGIDPNDSLGFSVSGAGDVNGDGIDDVIVGAGGGDPNGSNNAGESYVVFGSESEFAPSLELAALDGSKGFVINGIDSNDSLGRSVSSAGDVNGDGIDDIIIGAVGGDPNDNNNAGESYVVFGSESEFAPGLDLSALDGSNGFVINGINEYDSLGYSVSSAGDVNGDGINDIIIGAQDASPNNIYGAGASYVVFGRESGFEPSLDLAALDGSNGFVINGINEVDRLGRSVSSAGDVNADGIDDVVIGAFLARSQGISSNGKSYVLFGSSKGFESSLDLSTLNGSNGFVINGTDSSDFLGISVSGAGDVNNDGTDDLIIGAYGGDPNGNENAGESYVVFGFETEPVRATFGNDLLVGTLDNDTINGLAGNDTIDGGSGDDQIDGQQGNDNLTGGSGQDRFVITAGEGTDIITDFGGVGKGINPPQKVIDRVDTIQFSGEGLTVENLILTQNKQALELTFEGVKDTKLILSDFDLENLDNLPSGLGNILFDGHQQIQDSFDVFNAKQLRNRIFKRNTVTFLNNRDNTIQGFENSDDVINGQGGKDILLGLSGNDVLRGNDGDDVLLDGDVGNDILDGGAGSDGLFGSIGADRFVLREEEGTDTVFDFQDGKDSLVLADDLEYEQLKVSTSNGNTVIEVADTGEQLVSLVGVNANDIAFDDFSTLA, from the coding sequence ATGACCATAGCATCTTTCAATCTCACAGACCTCGACGGTAGTAACGGCTTTGTAATTAACGGCATCAATCCTGACGACTATTCGGGCATCTCTGTAAGCGACGCAGGGGATATCAATGGTGACGGTATTAATGACATTATCATTGGGGCAGCTGAAGCTGGCGTTGCTGGAAAAAGCTATGTGGTGTTTGGCAGCACTAGTAGTTTTGAGCCTGGTTTAAACTTGTCGGCACTAGACGGCAGCAATGGCTTTGTCATTAACGGTATCGCTCCTGGCGATGTTTCGGGGTTTTCCGTCAGTAGTGCAGGAGATGTTAACAGCGATGGCATCGATGACATCATTATTGGAGCTTTTAATGCGAGTGCAAATGCAGGAGAAAGTTATGTGGTGTTTGGCAGTCAGAGTGGATTTAATTCTAGTTTGGACTTGTCAACACTAGACGGTAGCAATGGCTTTGTCATTAACGGCATCGATCCTAACGATTCTTTAGGATTTTCTGTAAGCGGTGCAGGAGATGTTAACGGTGATGGTATTGATGATGTCATTGTTGGGGCAGGTGGTGGCGATCCTAATGGCAGTAATAATGCTGGAGAAAGCTATGTAGTGTTTGGCAGTGAAAGTGAATTTGCTCCTAGTTTGGAGTTAGCAGCACTTGATGGTAGCAAAGGCTTTGTCATCAACGGCATCGATTCTAATGATAGTTTGGGTCGCTCTGTAAGTAGCGCGGGAGATGTTAATGGCGACGGCATTGATGACATTATTATTGGGGCTGTTGGTGGCGATCCTAATGACAATAATAATGCTGGAGAAAGCTATGTGGTGTTTGGCAGTGAAAGTGAATTTGCTCCTGGTTTAGACTTGTCGGCACTTGACGGTAGCAACGGCTTTGTAATTAACGGTATTAATGAGTATGACTCTCTAGGATACTCTGTAAGCAGCGCAGGAGATGTCAATGGCGACGGCATTAATGACATTATTATTGGAGCACAAGATGCCTCTCCCAATAACATTTATGGCGCAGGAGCAAGTTATGTAGTGTTTGGCAGGGAGAGCGGATTTGAGCCTAGTTTAGACTTAGCGGCACTCGACGGCAGTAATGGCTTTGTCATTAACGGTATTAATGAAGTCGATCGTTTGGGGCGTTCGGTAAGCAGTGCGGGGGATGTTAACGCCGATGGTATTGATGATGTTGTTATTGGGGCATTTCTCGCCAGATCCCAGGGCATTAGCAGTAATGGCAAAAGTTATGTATTATTTGGTAGCAGTAAAGGCTTCGAGTCAAGTTTGGACTTATCGACGCTCAACGGCAGCAATGGGTTCGTTATTAACGGCACTGATTCTTCCGATTTTTTAGGTATCTCAGTCAGTGGCGCAGGAGATGTCAATAACGATGGCACTGATGATCTAATTATTGGAGCATATGGCGGCGATCCTAATGGCAATGAAAATGCAGGAGAAAGCTATGTAGTGTTTGGCTTTGAAACCGAACCTGTTCGAGCAACTTTTGGCAATGACCTGCTTGTTGGAACACTTGATAACGATACGATTAACGGTTTGGCAGGTAATGATACCATCGATGGGGGTTCTGGTGACGACCAGATTGACGGACAGCAAGGCAACGACAATCTCACAGGCGGCAGCGGACAAGATCGCTTTGTCATTACCGCAGGAGAAGGCACTGACATTATTACCGATTTTGGTGGTGTAGGTAAAGGAATCAACCCGCCTCAAAAAGTTATCGATCGAGTTGATACCATTCAGTTTTCTGGTGAAGGACTAACTGTTGAGAACCTCATTCTTACTCAGAATAAACAAGCTCTCGAACTTACTTTTGAAGGAGTAAAAGATACCAAGCTTATTTTGTCTGACTTTGACCTTGAAAACCTAGATAATCTTCCTTCTGGTCTAGGTAATATTCTTTTTGATGGTCACCAGCAAATCCAAGATAGTTTTGATGTCTTTAATGCTAAACAACTTCGCAATAGAATTTTTAAACGCAATACGGTTACTTTTCTTAACAACCGAGATAATACAATTCAGGGTTTTGAAAACTCCGATGATGTTATTAACGGTCAAGGTGGAAAAGATATATTACTTGGTCTTTCTGGAAATGATGTACTGCGGGGTAATGACGGCGATGATGTGCTACTCGATGGCGATGTTGGAAACGACATACTCGATGGTGGTGCGGGTAGTGACGGCTTGTTTGGCAGTATTGGTGCCGACCGATTTGTGCTGAGAGAAGAAGAAGGAACAGACACGGTTTTTGATTTTCAAGATGGTAAAGATTCCCTGGTTTTAGCCGATGATTTGGAATACGAACAACTTAAAGTTAGTACGAGCAATGGTAATACTGTAATTGAAGTTGCAGATACTGGAGAACAGCTAGTTTCTTTAGTTGGGGTGAATGCTAACGATATTGCGTTTGATGATTTCTCTACCTTGGCTTAG
- a CDS encoding TetR/AcrR family transcriptional regulator has protein sequence MSKAEATKSRIVRQAAELFNQKGYAGSSIADIMQATGLKKGGIYNHFSSKEDLALEAFNYAYSLMSQKIWQAVRTKTNAVERLQAMVSSYLDYIDCPPIAGGCPILNTAIETDDTDSPLRDRALQALNSWRSLIVNIVVKGIKKGEVRSHIEPDVVATVIISTLEGAIMMSKLERDGIHLERAICHLQVYLQQNL, from the coding sequence ATGTCTAAAGCTGAGGCAACTAAAAGTAGAATTGTGCGACAGGCGGCGGAATTGTTTAACCAAAAAGGTTATGCAGGTTCGTCTATTGCCGATATCATGCAGGCGACTGGCTTAAAAAAAGGAGGAATTTACAATCATTTTTCTAGTAAAGAGGATTTAGCTTTGGAAGCTTTTAATTATGCTTACAGTCTAATGAGTCAAAAAATCTGGCAGGCAGTAAGAACTAAAACTAACGCTGTAGAAAGATTGCAGGCGATGGTATCTAGCTATTTAGATTATATTGACTGTCCGCCGATCGCAGGAGGATGTCCGATCCTAAATACGGCAATAGAAACCGACGATACTGACTCTCCATTGCGCGATCGCGCCTTACAAGCTTTAAACTCTTGGCGCAGCTTAATCGTCAATATTGTCGTTAAAGGAATCAAAAAAGGCGAAGTGCGATCGCATATCGAACCCGATGTAGTGGCTACGGTAATCATTTCTACCTTAGAAGGAGCAATTATGATGAGTAAACTAGAGCGAGATGGCATTCACTTAGAAAGAGCCATTTGTCATTTACAGGTTTATCTTCAACAAAATCTCTAA